One window of Acropora palmata chromosome 1, jaAcrPala1.3, whole genome shotgun sequence genomic DNA carries:
- the LOC141896566 gene encoding electron transfer flavoprotein subunit alpha, mitochondrial-like: protein MIRLGSLSRAFRGPATGINLRHLIASRNASTLVIAEHDNNSLGPITLSAITAARQLGGDVSALVAGTSCGKVVEELSKVEGLSKILVAEHEAYKGFLPEVLAPLIVGTQNQFNFSHITAGATAMGKSVLPRAAALLDVAPLQDVIEVKSEDTFVRTIYAGNAITTCKSNDKVKILTVRGTAFEAAKTSGSGVASENAPSVDTSNDLSAWVGEELNVSDRPELTSAKVVVSGGRGLKSGENFELLYTLAEKFNAAVGASRAAVDAGFVPNDMQVGQTGKMVAPELYIAVGISGAIQHLAGMKDSKTIVAINKDPEAPIFQVADYGLVADLFKAVPELTEKIG from the exons ATGATACGACTGGGATCTCTTTCCAGAGCTTTTCGGGGACCTGCTACG GGAATAAACTTGCGGCATTTGATTGCCAGCAGAAATGCATCCACGTTGGTCATAGCTGAGCACGATAATAACAGCCTTGGTCCCATAACACTAAGTGCCATTACAGCGGCCAGACAACTTGGTGGTGATGTGTCGGCCCTAGTGGCTGGAACCAGCTGTGGGAAG GTTGTTGAGGAGCTGAGCAAAGTTGAAGGACTCAGCAAGATTCTTGTTGCAGAGCATGAAGCTTACAAAGGTTTCTTGCCAG AGGTTCTTGCTCCACTGATTGTTGGAACTCAAAATCAGTTCAATTTCTCACATATAACTGCAGGTGCCACAGCAATGGGAAAG AGTGTTCTTCCCCGAGCAGCAGCATTGTTAGATGTGGCGCCTCTGCAAGATGTGATAGAAGTCAAATCAGAGGACACTTTTGTTAGGACAATTTATGCAG gCAATGCTATCACCACCTGCAAAAGCAATGataaagtgaaaattttgacAGTTCGAGGAACAGCATTTGAGGCTGCAAAGACATCTGGAAGTGGTGTTGCCAGCGAAAATG CACCGTCAGTGGATACCAGTAATGATTTGTCAGCATGGGTTGGTGAAGAACTGAATGTCAGTGACAGACCAGAGTTGACAAGTGCAAAAGTGGTCGTATCAGGAG GCAGAGGACTAAAGAGCGGGGAGAATTTTGAATTGCTCTACACCCTTGCGGAAAAGTTCAATGCCGCAG TGGGTGCATCCAGAGCTGCTGTTGATGCAGGGTTTGTTCCAAATGACATGCAAGTTGGTCAGACTGGCAAAATGGTAGCGCCG GAACTGTACATTGCAGTTGGAATATCAGGAGCCATACAACATTTGGCTGGAATGAAAGACAGTAAA ACAATCGTTGCTATCAACAAAGATCCGGAAGCCCCAATTTTTCAAG TTGCTGATTATGGATTAGTCGCAGACTTGTTCAAG GCGGTACCGGAGTTGACCGAGAAGATTGGTTAG
- the LOC141895181 gene encoding uncharacterized protein LOC141895181, with protein sequence MHIDGVQEKSDRSSSYDLDRYIKAKKGFKGKQWNNRKINAFYFLFLSEVAGDAHVLPVGVCSKTVTRSSSLNDDARSCKTLTLVDCLPHPSTLKKRKQSCLKKMRSARRNQCGFDVRAHVAQLRRKHAEFNCFKITPSINAKFNTTILLSLSPLRFPSLSKTDVTSPLRTGDVVDEEPFPPRSNGPQCVPGTPTLGINDFFELQNSEWPWQPPSFHNRENVMLDLFNDQNGVCNVQLFGYS encoded by the exons ATGCATATTGATGGTGTCCAAGAAAAGTCAGACAGGAGTTCAAGTTACGATTTGGATAGGTATATTAAAGCCAAAAAAGGgtttaaaggaaaacaatggAATAACCGGaaaattaatgcattttattttctttttttaagtgaGGTTGCTGGCGATGCGCATGTGCTGCCTGTTGGG GTCTGCAGCAAAACTGTGACAAGAAGTTCTTCCTTAAATGACGATGCTCGTAGTTGTAAAACACTCACTCTCGTGGACTGTCTTCCACACCCCTCcactttaaagaaaagaaaacaaagctgCCTCAAGAAAATGCGTTCAGCACGCCGAAATCAATGTGGTTTTGATGTTAGAGCACACGTAGCGCAGCTAAGACGAAAACATGCTGAATTTAACTG TTTT AAAATCACTCCTAGTATCAATGCCAAGTTTAACACCACAATTCTCTTGTCTTTATCTCCCCTAAGGTTTCCTTCTCTTTCAAAAACTGACGTCACTTCCCCCTTAAGAACTGGTGATGTTGTTGATGAAGAGCCTTTCCCACCCAGAAGTAATGGTCCTCAATGTGTTCCTGGTACACCAACACTTGGAATTAATGACTTCTTTGAGTTACAGAACTCTGAATGGCCATGGCAACCACCATCTTTTCACAACAGGGAAAATGTCATGCTGGATTTATTTAATGATCAAAATGGGGTATGCAATGTACAACTTTTTGGTTACTCATGA